The following proteins are co-located in the Aggregatibacter aphrophilus ATCC 33389 genome:
- a CDS encoding DNA-3-methyladenine glycosylase I, which translates to MARRCAWAESSQLYRDYHDNEWGKPQFDSHKLFEKLCLEGQQAGLSWITVLQKRENYRQAFCHFDPQKIAQMTDKDIDQCMQNPGLIRHRAKLEAIVKNAKAYLAMEKCGENFSRFIWSFVNHQPQINDVPDLTKVPVQTAVSTALSKALKKRGFVFVGPTTCYAFMQSMGLVNDHWNQCHSKTANKA; encoded by the coding sequence ATGGCAAGGCGTTGTGCATGGGCGGAAAGCTCACAATTGTATCGGGATTATCATGATAACGAATGGGGTAAGCCACAATTCGATAGTCATAAATTATTTGAAAAACTCTGCTTAGAAGGGCAACAAGCAGGGTTGTCGTGGATTACCGTGCTACAAAAACGGGAAAATTATCGGCAGGCGTTTTGTCATTTTGATCCGCAAAAAATCGCGCAAATGACTGACAAGGACATTGATCAATGTATGCAAAATCCAGGACTGATTCGCCATCGGGCAAAATTGGAAGCTATTGTAAAGAACGCCAAGGCATATTTAGCCATGGAAAAGTGCGGTGAAAATTTCAGTCGTTTTATTTGGTCATTTGTGAATCATCAACCACAGATCAATGATGTGCCCGACTTAACTAAGGTTCCCGTACAAACGGCTGTTTCCACGGCACTATCAAAGGCGTTAAAAAAACGCGGTTTTGTGTTCGTCGGTCCAACTACCTGTTACGCCTTCATGCAATCCATGGGGTTGGTCAACGATCACTGGAATCAATGCCACAGTAAAACGGCAAATAAGGCGTAA
- the gpt gene encoding xanthine phosphoribosyltransferase, producing the protein MSEKYVVTWDMFHMHARKLSERLLPASQWKGVIAVSRGGLFPSAVIARELGLRHVETVCIASYNHDSQGELQVLHAADVPNGGEGFIVVDDLVDTGNTARAIRKMYPKARFVTVFAKPAGAELVDDYVVDIPQNTWIEQPWDMGICFVPPLSRK; encoded by the coding sequence ATGAGTGAAAAATATGTTGTGACGTGGGATATGTTTCATATGCACGCACGTAAATTATCTGAGCGTTTGCTTCCCGCTTCTCAATGGAAAGGTGTTATTGCTGTAAGCCGTGGCGGGTTATTTCCATCAGCAGTGATTGCCCGTGAATTGGGCCTTCGTCATGTGGAAACCGTGTGTATCGCCAGCTATAACCACGATTCCCAGGGTGAGTTGCAAGTCCTTCATGCTGCGGATGTGCCGAATGGCGGTGAAGGTTTTATCGTGGTGGATGATTTGGTAGATACCGGTAATACGGCCAGAGCCATTCGCAAAATGTATCCGAAAGCCCGTTTTGTGACGGTTTTTGCCAAACCTGCCGGCGCTGAGTTAGTGGATGATTATGTGGTAGATATTCCGCAAAATACCTGGATTGAGCAGCCTTGGGATATGGGTATTTGTTTTGTTCCGCCATTATCCAGAAAATAA
- the cyaY gene encoding iron donor protein CyaY, giving the protein MNVVEFHQNIEQIWNQIEEQLEAQDCDMDCDRQGSVFTITFENRSQVVINKQEPLLELWLASQNGGFHFAYKDGRWVNHEGLDFWQALTEACAKHGEQVHFA; this is encoded by the coding sequence ATGAATGTTGTGGAATTTCATCAAAATATTGAACAAATTTGGAATCAAATCGAGGAACAATTAGAAGCGCAAGATTGTGATATGGATTGTGATCGCCAAGGTTCCGTGTTCACCATTACCTTTGAAAATCGCAGCCAAGTGGTGATTAATAAACAGGAACCGTTATTAGAATTGTGGTTGGCAAGCCAGAATGGCGGTTTCCATTTTGCTTACAAAGATGGGCGTTGGGTGAATCATGAGGGCTTGGATTTCTGGCAAGCTTTAACCGAAGCCTGTGCCAAACATGGTGAACAAGTACATTTCGCTTAA
- a CDS encoding aminoacyl-histidine dipeptidase: MSEIQQLSPNLLWKWFDQICAIPHPSYQENELAEFIVNWAKGKGFYAARDEVGNVLIRKPATKGMENRKKVALQAHLDMVPQANEDSSHNFATDPILPYIDGEWVHATNTTLGADNGIGMASTLAILDSEDIAHPDLEVLLTMTEERGMEGAIGLRPNWLQSEIMINTDTEENGEIYVGCAGGENANITLPVEYQNNLFSHSYQIILKGLRGGHSGCDIHTGRANAIKVLARFLAKLTQNQPHFDFLLSDIRGGSIRNAIPREAFATLNFNGDVTQLKSAVENFGILLKTELALVEPNLTCDLQPINKPEKTFTASTTQRVINLLNVLPNGVIRNSDVLENTVETSLSVGVLKTEENQIKATILVRSLIDSGKEYVTEMLQSLASLSGACAEFSGSYPGWEPQAHSPIVDLTHKIYAQVLGYEPTIKVIHAGLECGLLKKSYPNMDMVSIGPTIKNAHSPDEKVHIPAVQIYWSLITKLLAEIPAK; the protein is encoded by the coding sequence ATGTCAGAAATACAACAATTAAGCCCAAATTTATTATGGAAATGGTTTGATCAAATCTGCGCAATTCCGCATCCGTCCTATCAAGAAAACGAACTTGCGGAATTCATAGTCAACTGGGCAAAAGGTAAAGGGTTCTACGCAGCACGCGACGAAGTAGGCAATGTGTTAATCCGCAAACCGGCCACCAAAGGCATGGAAAATCGCAAAAAAGTTGCCTTGCAGGCACATTTGGACATGGTGCCGCAAGCCAACGAAGACAGTAGCCATAACTTCGCCACCGACCCGATTTTGCCTTACATTGACGGCGAATGGGTTCATGCCACCAACACCACTTTAGGTGCCGATAACGGCATCGGTATGGCATCGACTTTAGCTATTTTAGACAGCGAGGATATTGCTCATCCGGATTTGGAAGTATTGCTCACCATGACCGAAGAACGTGGCATGGAAGGCGCCATTGGTTTACGTCCAAATTGGTTACAAAGTGAAATCATGATTAACACCGATACGGAAGAAAATGGCGAAATTTATGTAGGCTGCGCCGGTGGCGAAAATGCTAATATCACGTTGCCTGTTGAATACCAAAATAACCTCTTCTCTCACAGTTACCAAATCATTCTTAAGGGTTTACGCGGCGGACATTCCGGTTGCGACATCCACACCGGACGCGCCAATGCGATTAAAGTGTTAGCTCGTTTCTTAGCAAAACTCACGCAAAATCAACCGCACTTTGACTTCCTTTTAAGTGACATTCGCGGCGGTTCTATTCGTAACGCTATTCCGCGCGAAGCTTTTGCGACGTTAAACTTCAACGGTGATGTGACTCAACTAAAAAGTGCGGTGGAAAATTTTGGTATTTTGTTAAAAACCGAACTGGCATTAGTTGAACCGAATCTTACCTGTGATTTACAACCAATTAATAAGCCGGAAAAAACCTTTACAGCTTCCACTACGCAACGTGTGATTAATTTATTGAACGTACTGCCAAATGGTGTGATTCGTAACAGCGACGTATTAGAAAACACCGTGGAAACCTCCCTCAGCGTCGGTGTATTAAAAACAGAAGAAAATCAAATTAAAGCCACAATTTTAGTGCGTTCGCTCATTGATAGCGGCAAAGAATATGTCACAGAGATGTTGCAATCTCTTGCTTCATTAAGTGGCGCGTGCGCCGAATTCTCCGGTTCCTATCCGGGTTGGGAGCCACAAGCGCATTCACCAATTGTTGATTTAACCCATAAAATTTATGCCCAAGTGCTAGGTTATGAGCCGACAATCAAAGTGATTCACGCCGGTCTAGAATGTGGCTTGCTGAAAAAAAGCTATCCGAATATGGATATGGTTTCCATCGGGCCAACGATTAAAAACGCGCACTCACCGGATGAAAAAGTGCATATCCCGGCAGTGCAAATTTATTGGTCGTTAATCACGAAATTATTGGCGGAAATTCCAGCAAAATAA
- the lptD gene encoding LPS assembly protein LptD, translating to MKKNTYKLISLSILTALYSAESAADLAKQCLYGVPHFTGEVVTENPNDLPVYIEADQVEVTQPSGGIYKGNVDVRQGNRHLQSAEVEVQQQGDNNNVQRYAFARGGFDYRDNQINLLGDDAKIHLNTKDTDIHNANYQLVDRQGRGSAENVELRDNYRLMKNATFTSCLPDDNSWSIYASEMRQNIKEEYAEMWHARLKVHGVPIFYTPYLQLPIGDRRRSGLLVPSAGHSSRDGYFYAQPVYWNIAPNLDATVTPKYMSHRGWQLNGEFRYLTLLGEGRIAGEYLGNDRLEDYTSENRKRHLLHWKHNAAFAQNWRLDVDYTKVSDKRYFTDFDSEYGSSTDGYADQKARLTYYQPNYNLAISAKQFQIFDEVAIGPYRALPQIDFNYYKNGLLDNKVDFKLFSQAVRFDNDSTQMPKAWRFHLEPSLNSTLSNRYGSVNFETKLYATHYLQRKGKATDAEEVERSVTRVLPQFKVDFQTVLASAKSFLEGYTQTLEPHVQYLYRPYKNQSNIGSKRNTEYLGFGYDSSLLQQDYFSLFRDRRYSGLDRIASTNQVTVGGTMRFFDETKEERFNIAAGQTYYLEPSRIDNNSRNKTSGLSSSWALESNWKISEQWHWRASFQYDPQLKQVSLGNTGLEFNPTKNNIVQLNYRYVSKEYINQNLTSNANRYNQDINQLGLQLGWELTDNWAVVGRYYQDLALKKPVEQYLGVQYNTCCWSVGVGARRYVTSRQNQRNDEIFYDNSVGVTLELRGFSNDHKSGIEEMMKQGKLPYLKAFSLY from the coding sequence ATGAAGAAAAATACTTACAAATTAATTTCGTTGTCAATTTTGACCGCACTTTACAGCGCCGAGAGCGCAGCCGATTTAGCAAAACAGTGCTTATACGGCGTTCCGCATTTTACCGGTGAAGTCGTTACTGAAAATCCAAATGATCTGCCAGTTTATATTGAAGCGGATCAAGTCGAAGTGACACAACCTAGTGGCGGTATTTACAAAGGCAATGTAGATGTAAGACAAGGCAATCGCCATTTGCAATCTGCCGAAGTAGAAGTGCAGCAACAGGGTGACAACAATAATGTCCAGCGTTATGCCTTTGCCCGTGGCGGATTTGATTACCGAGACAACCAAATCAATCTGTTAGGTGACGATGCCAAAATTCATTTAAATACCAAAGACACCGATATTCACAACGCTAATTATCAATTAGTGGATCGCCAAGGACGTGGCTCAGCAGAAAATGTGGAACTACGCGATAATTATCGTTTAATGAAAAACGCCACTTTCACCTCCTGCTTGCCGGATGATAATTCGTGGTCAATTTATGCCAGCGAAATGCGTCAAAACATTAAAGAAGAATATGCGGAAATGTGGCACGCCCGTTTGAAAGTGCATGGTGTACCGATATTCTACACACCGTATTTGCAACTACCGATTGGCGATCGTCGTCGTTCCGGTTTGCTCGTGCCGTCAGCCGGGCATTCCAGCCGTGACGGTTATTTCTACGCCCAACCGGTATATTGGAATATTGCACCAAATCTTGACGCCACCGTGACACCAAAATATATGTCCCATCGTGGTTGGCAACTCAATGGTGAATTTCGTTATTTAACCCTCTTAGGTGAAGGACGAATTGCCGGTGAATATTTGGGCAATGATCGTTTGGAAGATTACACCAGCGAGAACCGTAAACGCCATTTGTTGCATTGGAAACATAACGCCGCATTCGCCCAAAATTGGCGCTTAGATGTAGATTACACCAAAGTCAGCGATAAACGTTATTTTACCGATTTTGATTCCGAATACGGTAGCAGTACCGATGGCTACGCCGACCAAAAAGCCCGTTTGACCTACTATCAACCAAACTACAATTTGGCAATCTCCGCTAAACAATTCCAAATCTTTGATGAAGTGGCAATCGGACCATACCGCGCGTTGCCACAAATTGACTTTAACTACTACAAAAACGGTTTGTTAGATAATAAAGTCGATTTCAAACTCTTCTCCCAAGCGGTACGCTTTGACAATGATAGCACCCAAATGCCAAAAGCTTGGCGTTTCCACTTAGAACCGAGTTTGAACAGTACCTTGTCCAATCGCTATGGCAGTGTGAATTTTGAGACCAAATTGTACGCTACCCACTACTTGCAACGGAAAGGCAAAGCAACTGATGCGGAAGAGGTTGAACGCAGCGTTACTCGCGTGTTGCCACAATTTAAAGTAGATTTCCAAACGGTGTTGGCCAGTGCAAAAAGTTTCTTGGAAGGTTACACTCAAACCCTTGAGCCACACGTGCAATATTTATACCGTCCGTATAAAAACCAAAGTAATATCGGCTCTAAACGGAATACAGAATACCTCGGTTTCGGTTACGATTCCTCCCTGTTACAACAAGATTATTTCTCATTATTCCGCGACCGCCGCTATAGCGGGCTAGACCGTATTGCTTCCACCAACCAAGTCACTGTGGGTGGTACCATGCGTTTCTTTGATGAAACCAAAGAAGAGCGCTTTAACATCGCCGCCGGCCAAACCTATTATTTGGAACCTTCACGCATTGACAACAACTCGCGCAACAAAACGTCCGGTTTATCTTCTTCTTGGGCCCTCGAATCGAACTGGAAAATCAGCGAACAATGGCACTGGCGTGCAAGTTTCCAATATGATCCGCAACTCAAACAAGTGTCTTTGGGAAACACCGGGTTGGAGTTTAACCCGACCAAAAATAATATTGTTCAATTGAATTACCGCTACGTCAGTAAGGAATATATTAATCAAAACTTAACCTCCAACGCCAACCGTTATAATCAGGACATTAATCAACTTGGCCTTCAATTAGGTTGGGAACTCACCGATAACTGGGCGGTAGTTGGCCGTTATTATCAAGACCTTGCCCTCAAAAAACCGGTAGAACAATATCTTGGTGTGCAATATAACACCTGCTGCTGGAGCGTTGGTGTCGGCGCAAGACGTTATGTGACCAGCCGTCAAAATCAACGGAATGACGAGATTTTTTATGACAACAGCGTAGGTGTGACTCTTGAATTACGTGGTTTCAGTAACGATCATAAGAGCGGTATTGAAGAAATGATGAAACAAGGAAAATTGCCTTATTTAAAAGCATTTAGTTTGTACTAA
- the recQ gene encoding DNA helicase RecQ, producing the protein MSVSAPSSSLQQSAVDFSDKSPENLTALSSTTLDVLHSVFGYQSFRKGQQEIIHAALSGQDCLVIMATGTGKSLCYQIPALCFDGMTLVVSPLISLMKDQVDQLRTNGIEADYLNSTQTFEEQQQVQNRAISGQLKLLYLSPEKVMTNSFFQFISHCNVSFIAIDEAHCISQWGHDFRPEYTQLGGLKGCFPKVPIMALTATADQTTQQDILQNLRLNRPHFHVGSFDRPNIRYTLVEKFKPMEQLCRFVLAQKGKSGIVYCNSRNKVERIAETLCNKGVRAAAYHAGMENTLREKVQRDFQRDNIQVVVATIAFGMGINKSNVRFVAHFDLPRSIESYYQETGRAGRDDLPAEAVLFYDPADYVWLNKMLMEKPETPQRQIEQHKLQAIGEFAESQTCRRLVLLNYFGEHRQIPCQNCDICLDPPKKYDGLLDAQKIMSAIYRTGQCYGAHYVIAVLRGMNNQKIRDQQHDQLSVYGIGKEHSAEYWQSVLRQLIHLGLVRQIIGEYGNTLQLTENAKPILRGETPLELATPRLSSIVTTAMTQKSAVSFYDKDLFARLRFLRKQIADKENIPPYIVFNDATLQEMAQYQPVSNIEMLQINGVGSIKLERFGQPFMALIREHKNARKAE; encoded by the coding sequence ATGTCCGTTTCAGCCCCATCTTCATCCCTTCAACAAAGTGCGGTGGATTTTTCCGATAAATCGCCGGAAAATCTCACCGCACTTTCTTCCACCACATTGGATGTTTTACATTCCGTTTTCGGTTATCAATCTTTCCGCAAAGGTCAACAAGAGATTATTCATGCAGCCCTAAGCGGACAGGATTGTCTAGTGATTATGGCCACCGGCACGGGCAAATCGCTGTGTTATCAAATCCCTGCGTTGTGTTTTGACGGCATGACGTTAGTGGTTTCGCCGTTGATTTCTTTAATGAAAGACCAGGTGGATCAGCTTCGCACCAACGGCATTGAAGCGGATTATCTTAACTCCACACAAACTTTTGAAGAACAGCAACAGGTGCAAAATAGGGCGATTTCCGGGCAACTAAAATTATTGTATTTGTCGCCGGAAAAAGTCATGACGAACAGCTTTTTCCAATTTATTTCTCATTGCAACGTCAGCTTTATTGCTATCGACGAGGCACATTGCATTTCCCAATGGGGCCATGATTTTCGTCCTGAATATACCCAACTGGGCGGGCTAAAAGGTTGTTTCCCTAAGGTGCCAATTATGGCGCTTACCGCCACGGCGGATCAGACGACGCAACAAGATATTCTGCAAAATCTCCGACTAAATCGACCGCACTTTCACGTGGGCAGTTTTGACCGCCCGAACATTCGCTACACCTTAGTGGAGAAATTTAAGCCGATGGAACAGCTTTGTCGTTTCGTGCTCGCCCAAAAAGGCAAAAGCGGTATTGTTTATTGCAACAGTCGCAATAAGGTGGAACGCATTGCGGAAACGCTGTGTAACAAAGGCGTGCGTGCAGCGGCATATCATGCGGGCATGGAAAACACCTTGCGGGAAAAGGTGCAACGGGATTTTCAGCGGGATAACATTCAAGTGGTGGTGGCGACTATTGCCTTCGGCATGGGGATCAATAAATCCAATGTACGCTTTGTGGCGCATTTTGATTTGCCGCGTAGCATTGAATCCTACTATCAAGAAACCGGCCGTGCAGGGCGGGACGATTTGCCGGCAGAAGCGGTGTTATTTTACGATCCGGCGGATTATGTGTGGTTGAACAAAATGCTCATGGAAAAGCCGGAAACGCCACAACGCCAAATCGAACAACATAAATTGCAAGCTATCGGCGAATTTGCCGAGAGTCAAACCTGTCGCCGTTTGGTCTTATTGAATTATTTCGGCGAACATCGCCAAATACCCTGCCAAAATTGCGACATTTGTCTCGATCCTCCGAAAAAATATGACGGTTTATTGGACGCACAAAAAATCATGTCGGCGATTTATCGCACCGGCCAATGTTATGGCGCCCATTATGTCATTGCCGTATTGCGCGGCATGAATAACCAGAAGATTCGCGATCAGCAGCACGATCAACTTAGCGTGTACGGTATCGGCAAAGAACACAGCGCGGAATATTGGCAGTCAGTATTACGCCAGTTAATTCACTTGGGCTTGGTGCGTCAAATTATCGGCGAATACGGTAACACTTTGCAGTTGACGGAAAATGCTAAGCCGATTTTGCGTGGTGAAACCCCGTTAGAATTGGCAACACCACGTTTATCTTCCATTGTCACTACCGCGATGACACAGAAAAGTGCGGTCAGTTTTTACGACAAAGATCTGTTTGCCCGTCTGCGTTTTTTACGCAAACAAATTGCCGACAAAGAAAACATTCCACCGTATATCGTATTTAATGATGCGACCTTGCAGGAAATGGCGCAGTATCAACCCGTCAGTAACATTGAAATGTTGCAAATTAACGGCGTGGGAAGCATTAAACTGGAACGTTTTGGTCAACCCTTTATGGCATTAATTCGTGAACACAAAAATGCCCGTAAAGCAGAATGA
- the lysA gene encoding diaminopimelate decarboxylase: MDFFQYQHHQLMAENLPVKQLAEQFGTPLYIYSKATLERHWHAFDKAFGEHPHLVCYAVKSNPNIAILNVMAKLGSGFDIVSQGELERVLAAGGEPAKVVFSGVAKSEPEITRTLEVGIRCFNVESEAELLRINEVAGRLGKTAPISLRVNPDVDAHTHPYISTGLKENKFGVSVEQAREVYKLAATLPNIEIVGMDCHIGSQLTELQPFLDAVDRLIVLMEQLKQDGIALKHLDLGGGLGVTYTDETPPHPTEYAKALWEKLNAFSELEIIVEPGRAITANAGILVTKVEYLKSNESRNFAIVDAGMNDMIRPALYQAYMNILEIDRALTREEKIYDVVGPICETSDFLGKQRKLAIAQGDYLAQRSAGAYGASMSSNYNSRPRTAEVMVDGDKAYLIRRRETLNELWQLESLLP, encoded by the coding sequence ATGGATTTTTTCCAATATCAACACCATCAACTTATGGCGGAAAATCTGCCGGTGAAACAACTTGCCGAACAATTCGGCACACCTTTATATATTTATTCCAAAGCCACGCTTGAACGCCACTGGCATGCCTTTGACAAAGCCTTTGGTGAGCATCCTCACCTGGTTTGCTACGCTGTGAAATCTAACCCGAATATTGCTATTTTGAACGTGATGGCAAAGCTCGGCTCGGGATTTGATATTGTGTCACAAGGAGAGTTGGAACGCGTGCTAGCCGCTGGTGGCGAACCGGCGAAAGTGGTCTTTTCCGGTGTGGCGAAATCCGAGCCGGAAATCACCCGTACGCTAGAGGTTGGTATTCGGTGTTTCAACGTGGAATCGGAGGCGGAGCTACTCCGCATTAACGAAGTCGCCGGTCGATTAGGTAAAACCGCTCCGATTTCGCTACGCGTTAATCCCGACGTGGACGCCCACACCCACCCTTATATCTCCACCGGTTTGAAAGAAAATAAATTCGGCGTGAGCGTGGAACAGGCTCGGGAAGTCTATAAATTAGCCGCCACCTTACCGAATATTGAAATCGTCGGTATGGATTGCCACATCGGCTCTCAACTCACGGAATTACAACCGTTTTTAGATGCGGTAGATCGGTTAATTGTGCTCATGGAACAATTAAAACAAGACGGCATTGCTTTAAAACATTTAGATTTGGGCGGTGGCTTGGGCGTGACTTACACCGATGAAACGCCGCCACACCCAACGGAATATGCCAAAGCGCTATGGGAAAAATTAAATGCTTTTAGCGAGTTGGAAATCATCGTCGAACCGGGGCGTGCCATTACCGCTAATGCAGGGATTTTAGTCACCAAAGTGGAATACTTAAAATCTAACGAAAGCCGCAATTTCGCCATTGTGGATGCTGGCATGAACGATATGATTCGTCCGGCGCTGTATCAGGCTTACATGAACATTCTGGAAATCGACCGCGCTTTAACGCGCGAAGAAAAAATTTATGATGTCGTCGGCCCCATTTGCGAAACCTCCGACTTCCTCGGCAAACAACGTAAACTGGCTATTGCACAAGGCGATTACTTAGCACAACGTTCTGCCGGTGCTTATGGCGCAAGCATGTCCTCCAACTACAATTCCCGTCCGAGAACGGCCGAAGTCATGGTAGACGGCGATAAGGCGTATCTGATTCGCCGCCGTGAAACCTTAAATGAATTATGGCAACTGGAAAGTTTGTTACCATAA
- a CDS encoding YagU family protein, with translation MSGLFERTDPSRRHYSVAVFVGIIAGLISAFVKWGAEHPFPPRSPLDLFTAACKDPSQALEVCSRAFLNPPHVFLRDYIGIDPTEAVFTFADHGFNWIGVTHITFSIVFAVFYCVVAERFPKIKLWQGVLFGIICNIGVHYITFPLLGLTPPVAEWPLYEHISELVGHIFWFWTIELIRRDLRNRITHEPDPEVPLGQYR, from the coding sequence ATGTCAGGACTATTTGAGCGAACTGATCCATCTCGTCGTCATTACAGTGTCGCCGTGTTCGTTGGTATTATCGCAGGTCTTATTTCCGCCTTTGTGAAATGGGGAGCTGAGCATCCTTTCCCACCGCGCAGCCCATTAGATTTATTCACTGCAGCCTGTAAAGATCCAAGCCAAGCCCTCGAGGTTTGTTCCCGTGCGTTTTTAAATCCGCCACACGTTTTCCTACGTGATTATATCGGTATTGACCCGACTGAAGCTGTGTTCACGTTTGCCGATCATGGGTTTAACTGGATTGGTGTTACCCATATTACCTTCTCCATTGTGTTCGCCGTGTTTTATTGTGTCGTGGCGGAACGCTTCCCGAAAATTAAATTATGGCAAGGTGTGTTATTCGGTATTATTTGTAATATCGGCGTGCATTACATTACTTTCCCGTTACTCGGTTTAACTCCGCCGGTTGCTGAGTGGCCTTTGTATGAACATATTTCCGAATTAGTCGGTCATATTTTCTGGTTCTGGACCATTGAGCTTATTCGTCGTGATTTGCGTAATCGTATTACTCACGAGCCGGATCCTGAAGTGCCGTTAGGTCAGTATCGTTAA
- the lldD gene encoding FMN-dependent L-lactate dehydrogenase LldD — MIISSANDYRAAARRRVPPFMFHYADGGSYTEYTLARNVSDLSEIALRQRVLNDMSQLNTEIELFGEKLSMPVILAPVGACGMYASRGEVQAAKAAAAKGLPFTLSTVSICPIEEVVPAINRPMWFQLYVLKDRGFMKNALERAKAAGCSTLVFTVDMPTPGARYRDMHSGMSGDYKWLRRVIQGATHPFWSYDMMTKGRPFTLGNVSKYMGKPVALDDYIGWLTENFDPSISWKDLEWIRDFWDGPMVIKGILDPEDAKDAVHFGADGIVVSNHGGRQLDGVLSSARALPPIADAVKGDIKILVDGGIRNGLDVVRMMALGADATMIGRPFVYALGADGQRGVENLLDIFKKEMRVALTLTSTKDISNITADALVSSNKA; from the coding sequence ATGATCATTTCATCAGCTAATGACTATCGCGCAGCAGCCCGTCGTCGTGTTCCCCCGTTTATGTTTCACTATGCGGACGGTGGTTCTTACACTGAATATACTTTAGCGCGCAATGTGAGTGATTTATCTGAAATTGCATTAAGACAGCGTGTGTTAAACGATATGTCGCAACTAAACACCGAAATTGAATTATTCGGTGAAAAATTATCAATGCCGGTTATTTTGGCGCCGGTGGGAGCATGTGGAATGTATGCCAGCCGTGGCGAAGTGCAGGCGGCAAAAGCGGCGGCGGCAAAAGGGTTGCCATTTACGTTATCAACTGTGTCCATTTGTCCTATTGAAGAAGTTGTTCCGGCAATTAATCGCCCAATGTGGTTCCAGTTATATGTGCTCAAAGATCGCGGTTTTATGAAAAATGCCCTTGAGCGTGCAAAAGCCGCCGGTTGTTCAACCCTCGTGTTCACTGTTGATATGCCGACTCCGGGGGCTCGTTATCGTGATATGCATTCTGGCATGAGCGGCGATTACAAATGGTTGCGTCGTGTGATTCAAGGAGCAACTCATCCGTTCTGGTCATACGATATGATGACAAAAGGCCGTCCGTTTACCTTGGGTAATGTGTCAAAATACATGGGTAAACCGGTGGCATTAGATGATTATATCGGTTGGCTTACAGAAAACTTTGACCCATCTATTTCTTGGAAAGACTTGGAATGGATTCGTGATTTCTGGGATGGCCCAATGGTGATTAAAGGCATTTTGGATCCTGAAGATGCCAAAGATGCCGTACATTTCGGGGCTGACGGTATTGTGGTGTCTAACCATGGTGGTCGTCAGTTAGACGGCGTGTTATCAAGCGCTCGTGCTTTACCGCCGATTGCCGACGCTGTAAAAGGCGACATCAAAATCTTGGTTGACGGCGGTATTCGCAACGGTTTGGATGTGGTGCGTATGATGGCTTTAGGTGCGGATGCGACGATGATTGGTCGCCCATTTGTATATGCCTTGGGCGCTGACGGACAACGTGGTGTTGAAAACTTGCTCGATATCTTCAAGAAAGAAATGCGCGTGGCGTTAACCTTAACCAGCACGAAGGACATTTCCAATATCACTGCTGATGCGTTGGTGAGTTCCAACAAAGCCTAA
- the lptM gene encoding LPS translocon maturation chaperone LptM: MKKFISLLLLGAICVLSTGCGVKGPLYFPEQEQASNN, translated from the coding sequence ATGAAAAAATTCATTTCCCTTCTGTTACTCGGCGCTATTTGCGTATTAAGCACCGGTTGTGGCGTCAAAGGCCCACTTTATTTTCCGGAACAGGAACAAGCGTCAAACAACTAA